Proteins encoded in a region of the Populus nigra chromosome 3, ddPopNigr1.1, whole genome shotgun sequence genome:
- the LOC133688649 gene encoding glutamate receptor 2.8-like, which yields MAKQKSFFCFLCFLLVILWSEQVIMGKVIIRVGVVLDMNSAVGKTAESCISAAETDFYARNADYRTRISLVTRDSKGDVVTAASAALDLMKNEEVEAIIGPQRSSEAKFVIELGAKTQVPILSFSATSPALTPQSNYFIRTAQSDSSQVKAIASIVKTYGWREIVLIYEGTEYGIALVPYLLNAFHAIGTRVPYESCIPSSSNDTEIMSELHNIKKMQESVFLVHMTASNGSRLFLLAESAGMMSEGYAWLVTTGLSTLLDPVDAKVMDSMEGVLGVKPYVPKSIELEGFKSRWKKNFNSENLFGLWAYDTVWAIAMAVERAGIVHSRFLKQNASNRSVDLAALGISEMGPRLLKSILNTTFDGLSGKFQLVKGEMAPFAFEIFNVVGRSERVIGYWTQKGGLSQSLDSSSKISHSNSKTKLKQPIWPGGTIQQPKKLRIGVPVRSGFSEFLEVKWHQQSNEPIVSGFSAEVFLAVLDILPFPLPYEFIPFMNKSSRKSAGTYDDLLRQIKLQKFDAVVGDTTIVAYRSSYVDFTLPYSESGITMVVLMKRDERDNMWIFLKPLSPKLWLVTGLAFFVTGLVVWVLEHRTNREFRGTPEQQLGTVIWFSFSTLVFAHRERPENNLTRFVLIIWIFVVLIISQSYTASLASMLTVQRMHPAFVDVKEIKRNNYFVGHQKDSFVKDFLKKELLFNDTMLREYSNPEEYHDALSNGSVAAIFDEIPYVRRFLDGKNRCSKFQMVGPTYQTDGFGFAFPLDSPLVSHISRAILNVTEDHDKMEAIKRKSFGREITCEDQGAETSSGGLRLSSFAGLFLVSGLASISSLLIYIIRFVCSNYPASNTMHEEQSMWLRILEVAKRFDQKDPSVHHLRRTESRVHPVTGPESIGASPETGNVHEMTFP from the exons ATGGCAAAGCAGAAaagcttcttctgttttctttgctttctcttGGTTATTCTGTGGAGTGAGCAGGTGATAATGGGGAAGGTGATTATACGAGTAGGAGTGGTTCTTGATATGAACTCAGCAGTCGGAAAAACGGCAGAGAGCTGCATATCTGCTGCAGAAACTGATTTTTATGCTAGGAATGCTGATTATCGAACTAGAATCTCTCTCGTCACCAGGGATTCCAAAGGGGATGTCGTGACAGCAGCATCTGCAG CACTGgatttaatgaaaaatgaagaagtTGAAGCAATCATAGGGCCTCAAAGATCATCAGAAGCCAAGTTTGTGATAGAGCTTGGAGCCAAAACACAAGTGCCAATTCTCTCCTTTTCAGCTACTAGTCCTGCTCTCACTCCACAAAGCAATTACTTTATCCGGACAGCTCAAAGTGATtcctctcaagtgaaagccaTTGCCAGCATTGTAAAAACTTATGGTTGGAGGGAAATTGTTCTAATCTATGAAGGCACAGAATATGGCATTGCTTTGGTTCCATATTTGCTAAATGCCTTCCACGCGATTGGTACTCGAGTTCCCTATGAAAGTTGCATTCCATCGTCTTCCAATGACACTGAAATCATGAGCGAGCTCCACAATATAAAGAAAATGCAGGAAAGCGTGTTTCTGGTGCACATGACAGCCTCCAATGGATCCAGACTATTCTTACTCGCCGAAAGCGCAGGAATGATGAGTGAAGGGTATGCATGGCTCGTGACAACAGGATTGTCCACCTTACTAGATCCTGTGGACGCAAAAGTAATGGATTCTATGGAAGGTGTATTAGGTGTAAAGCCATATGTACCAAAATCAATAGAACTTGAAGGTTTCAAATCAAGATGGAAAAAGAATTTCAACTCTGAAAACCTCTTTGGTTTATGGGCATATGATACAGTTTGGGCGATAGCAATGGCAGTGGAGAGGGCTGGCATTGTGCATTCTAGGTTCTTAAAACAAAACGCAAGCAACAGGTCAGTTGATCTTGCGGCTTTGGGAATCTCAGAAATGGGGCCAAGACTCCTGAAGTCCATATTAAACACTACCTTTGATGGCTTGAGCGGAAAGTTCCAGTTGGTTAAGGGTGAGATGGCACCTTTCGCCTTTGAAATATTCAATGTGGTGGGGAGATCAGAGAGGGTTATTGGATATTGGACACAAAAAGGAGGACTTTCTCAGAGCTTGGATAGCAGTAGTAAAATATCACACTCAAATTCCAAAACCAAACTGAAGCAACCAATTTGGCCAGGAGGCACAATACAACAGCCGAAGAAATTGAGGATTGGGGTTCCAGTGAGAAGCGGTTTTAGCGAATTTTTAGAAGTCAAATGGCATCAGCAGAGCAATGAGCCTATTGTTTCAGGCTTCTCTGCAGAGGTTTTCCTTGCAGTGCTTGATATATTACCATTTCCCCTTCCGTATGAATTCATACCCTTTATGAACAAAAGTAGTAGGAAGAGTGCCGGGACTTACGATGATCTTCTTCGGCAAATCAAACTTCAG AAATTTGATGCAGTGGTTGGAGATACAACGATAGTGGCTTATCGCTCATCATATGTAGATTTCACCTTGCCTTACTCGGAATCAGGCATAACAATGGTGGTTTTGATGAAACGCGATGAGAGGGATAACATGTGGATTTTCTTGAAGCCACTAAGCCCGAAACTTTGGTTAGTAACTGGACTAGCCTTCTTTGTCACAGGTTTAGTGGTATGGGTGCTCGAACACCGTACGAACAGAGAGTTTAGGGGAACACCAGAGCAACAACTGGGCACAGTTATCTGGTTCTCCTTCTCAACACTGGTCTTTGCACATA GAGAGAGGCCAGAGAACAACCTGACAAGATTTGTCTTGATCATATGGATATTTGTGGTACTTATTATATCTCAGAGTTACACTGCTAGCTTAGCCTCAATGCTAACAGTACAGCGGATGCATCCCGCATTTGTTGATGTCAAAGAGATCAAGAGGAATAATTACTTTGTTGGACACCAGAAAGATTCTTTTGTGAAAGATTTCcttaaaaaagaattactttTCAATGACACGATGTTGAGGGAATATAGCAATCCAGAGGAGTATCACGATGCGTTGTCTAATGGTAGTGTGGCTGCTATCTTTGATGAAATTCCCTACGTTAGACGCTTCCTTGACGGCAAGAACCGCTGCTCTAAATTTCAAATGGTAGGACCAACCTATCAAACCGATGGATTTGGCTTT gccTTCCCACTTGACTCCCCACTAGTCTCTCATATCTCAAGAGCAATCTTGAATGTCACTGAAGATCATGATAAAATGGAAGCAATTAAGAGGAAAAGCTTTGGTAGGGAAATCACCTGTGAAGATCAAGGAGCTGAAACCTCTTCAGGTGGTCTAAGGTTGTCTAGCTTCGCGGGTCTCTTCCTTGTCTCTGGACTTGCTTCCATATCTTCGCTCCTGATATATATCATCAGGTTCGTTTGCTCAAATTATCCTGCTTCAAACACAATGCATGAAGAACAATCCATGTGGCTGAGAATTCTTGAGGTAGCAAAGCGTTTTGACCAGAAAGATCCCTCCGTCCATCATCTTAGGCGAACTGAATCTAGAGTTCACCCTGTCACAGGTCCTGAAAGTATTGGAGCCTCCCCTGAGACTGGCAACGTGCATGAAATGACTTTCCCTTAA